The following proteins are encoded in a genomic region of Leptospira fainei serovar Hurstbridge str. BUT 6:
- a CDS encoding iron chaperone — translation MLLYALVPTLPRIDWETPIDSGIEDYIKRSSEIRKSRMQELLDFMRAEYPDLRESLKYKMPTFERNGKSISFANQKNYLSIYFPEESFIRAFRAKAGSIASGKTCINLKDKDKVPMVYLKTLIKKALADKSKRN, via the coding sequence ATGCTACTCTATGCTCTTGTTCCCACACTCCCAAGAATCGATTGGGAAACTCCGATCGATTCCGGAATTGAAGATTATATTAAGCGATCGTCCGAAATTCGGAAAAGTAGAATGCAAGAATTACTCGATTTTATGCGAGCCGAATATCCCGATCTTCGAGAAAGTTTAAAATACAAGATGCCGACCTTTGAAAGAAACGGAAAAAGTATTTCTTTTGCGAACCAGAAAAACTATCTTTCCATTTACTTTCCGGAAGAATCTTTTATTCGAGCCTTTCGTGCGAAAGCCGGCAGCATCGCCAGCGGAAAAACCTGCATCAACTTAAAGGATAAAGACAAGGTCCCGATGGTATATCTGAAAACTTTAATTAAGAAGGCTCTTGCGGATAAATCGAAGCGAAACTGA
- a CDS encoding valine--tRNA ligase codes for MKKQISDRYEPTSVEPKWISLWEERKSFQPNQSASPSFTIALPPPNVTGSLHIGHALNHTIQDIIIRIERKKGKSALWIPGMDHAGIATQVVVERELAKDGKKRTDFTREEFEKKVWEWKEHSGGMIRNQQRLLGESVDWSRQRFTMDEGLSKAVVKVFKSLYDEGLIYRGERIINWCPKTLTAISDLEVEYKETKGKLYHLRYPIAGQPGKYIVVATTRPETMFGDVAVAAHPDDERYKNLKGAMVELPLTDRTIPIVFDSFVDKDFGSGLVKITPAHDPNDFEAGQRLGLKPLIVMNPNATLNEHAGKYAGLDRFIARRKIVADLEGSGLVEKIEDHIHSVGHNSRGGEIIEPYLSLQWFCKMRSIADLAIEAVRSGETEFVPKLWEKTFFEWMNNIRDWCVSRQLWWGHRIPAYHCKNCKHTEVSESKVEVCPNCNSGDVEQDPDVLDTWFSSQLWPFSTLGWPELTPDFEKFYPTQVLVTGFDIIFFWVARMIMMGKKFTGKAPFAKVIIHGLVRDKEGKKFSKSIGNVIDPLDMMNKYGTDSFRFFLAATLPEAKDVLFDESRLDGYRSFCNKIWNSSRFILMNLEEAFQKKELETSYASELEPMDKWILHKFNETLANYERAYSKFLFFEMASEIYEFVWGDFCDWYIELVKPRIYGKLGPESQEVAKQVLVDILVQALGLLHPFMPFLTEELHEVLGEGEFLIGTPFPTEYSVSADDEGVVKTNIMQEAVKQVRIQRTENGVPLDKKCQAILKSANPLVASSVKDFEVSILQLARLENIRVDGAYPIEKTDSVGAFRFGEVILPLAGMIDFEKEKARLEKELQKIAQEEEKLSTKLENANFLAKANPDVIEKEKEKLRLLKEKVEIIRKGIQKLS; via the coding sequence ATGAAGAAGCAGATAAGCGATCGTTACGAACCCACGAGCGTCGAGCCAAAATGGATTTCCCTTTGGGAAGAACGTAAAAGCTTCCAGCCAAACCAATCAGCATCTCCTTCCTTTACGATCGCGCTACCTCCTCCGAACGTAACAGGGAGCCTCCATATTGGGCACGCGCTCAACCATACGATCCAAGATATTATCATTCGAATCGAACGGAAAAAAGGAAAATCTGCGCTCTGGATTCCCGGAATGGATCATGCCGGAATTGCAACCCAAGTCGTCGTCGAACGTGAATTAGCGAAGGACGGAAAGAAACGTACCGATTTTACCCGGGAAGAATTCGAAAAAAAAGTTTGGGAATGGAAAGAGCATTCGGGGGGAATGATCCGAAATCAACAGAGACTCTTGGGAGAATCCGTTGATTGGTCTCGCCAAAGATTCACAATGGACGAAGGCTTATCCAAGGCGGTCGTCAAAGTTTTCAAATCCCTGTACGACGAAGGTTTGATTTATCGAGGGGAACGCATCATCAACTGGTGCCCTAAAACTCTAACGGCAATTTCCGATTTAGAAGTCGAATATAAGGAAACAAAAGGGAAATTATACCATCTTCGATATCCGATCGCGGGACAACCGGGAAAATACATCGTCGTCGCCACGACCAGACCAGAAACCATGTTCGGAGATGTCGCGGTAGCCGCGCATCCCGATGACGAACGTTATAAAAATTTAAAAGGAGCTATGGTGGAGCTCCCACTCACGGATCGTACGATCCCGATCGTGTTTGATAGTTTCGTTGATAAGGACTTCGGTTCGGGCTTGGTGAAAATCACTCCTGCGCACGATCCGAACGACTTCGAAGCCGGGCAACGTCTCGGTCTCAAACCGTTGATCGTAATGAACCCGAATGCGACTTTAAACGAACACGCGGGAAAATACGCCGGACTCGATCGCTTTATCGCGAGAAGAAAGATAGTCGCAGATCTGGAAGGGTCAGGATTAGTCGAGAAGATCGAAGATCATATTCATTCCGTCGGACACAACTCCAGAGGCGGAGAAATTATCGAACCATATCTCTCCTTGCAATGGTTTTGCAAAATGAGATCGATTGCGGATCTGGCCATCGAGGCCGTTCGCTCAGGTGAAACCGAATTTGTTCCCAAACTTTGGGAAAAGACTTTTTTCGAATGGATGAACAATATCCGCGACTGGTGCGTTTCAAGACAACTTTGGTGGGGACATAGGATTCCGGCTTACCATTGCAAAAACTGTAAGCATACCGAAGTCTCCGAATCAAAAGTGGAAGTCTGCCCAAACTGCAATTCCGGAGATGTAGAACAAGATCCCGACGTATTAGATACCTGGTTTTCCTCCCAACTCTGGCCGTTTTCGACTTTGGGTTGGCCGGAACTCACTCCCGACTTCGAAAAATTTTATCCTACTCAGGTTCTCGTAACCGGATTCGACATCATATTCTTTTGGGTAGCCAGAATGATTATGATGGGGAAAAAATTCACGGGTAAAGCCCCTTTTGCAAAAGTAATCATTCACGGACTCGTCCGAGATAAGGAAGGAAAGAAATTTTCCAAATCGATCGGAAACGTAATCGATCCTCTCGACATGATGAATAAGTACGGAACCGATTCGTTCCGTTTCTTTTTAGCCGCGACATTGCCCGAAGCAAAAGACGTTCTCTTTGATGAAAGTCGATTGGACGGCTATCGCTCCTTCTGTAATAAAATCTGGAATTCGAGCCGATTTATCCTGATGAACTTGGAAGAAGCGTTTCAAAAGAAGGAATTAGAAACTTCTTACGCCTCCGAATTGGAACCCATGGATAAATGGATTCTTCACAAATTCAACGAAACTCTTGCCAATTACGAACGGGCTTATTCCAAATTTCTTTTCTTTGAAATGGCTTCGGAAATTTACGAATTTGTTTGGGGCGATTTTTGCGATTGGTATATCGAACTTGTAAAACCCAGAATTTACGGTAAATTAGGGCCGGAATCGCAGGAAGTAGCTAAGCAAGTATTAGTGGATATCCTCGTTCAAGCATTAGGATTATTGCATCCTTTTATGCCTTTCTTAACCGAAGAACTCCACGAAGTATTGGGAGAAGGGGAATTCCTAATTGGAACCCCTTTCCCGACCGAATATTCCGTTTCCGCAGATGACGAGGGAGTCGTTAAGACGAATATTATGCAGGAAGCCGTTAAGCAAGTCCGAATTCAAAGGACGGAAAACGGGGTTCCGTTGGACAAAAAATGCCAAGCCATATTAAAATCGGCTAATCCGTTAGTCGCCTCTTCCGTTAAAGATTTCGAAGTTTCGATTTTACAACTTGCTCGACTGGAAAACATTCGCGTAGACGGGGCTTACCCGATCGAAAAAACGGATTCAGTCGGTGCGTTCCGATTCGGCGAAGTGATTCTTCCTTTAGCAGGAATGATCGACTTCGAAAAAGAAAAGGCGAGATTGGAAAAAGAACTCCAAAAAATCGCGCAAGAAGAAGAGAAACTCTCAACTAAGCTCGAAAATGCGAACTTTCTTGCCAAAGCAAACCCCGATGTTATCGAAAAGGAAAAAGAAAAGCTCAGGCTTTTAAAGGAAAAAGTAGAAATTATACGAAAGGGAATTCAAAAGCTTTCTTGA
- a CDS encoding putative peptidyl-prolyl cis-trans isomerase → MIAVSLFWAPNSSESAESINRIIATIGSQSISELDYDDALDKYLKLSRFLKNEDMRKSQRTRVIDFLIDRAIVDAIADEESIQVNQKRLEGEIDKRMELMGITSRKQFERAIEASSGMSYDLWITELPYQIKRGQLLQYKVPMPPPAEKDVRNWYAQNKEKVGFEIQYRLIAIAPNNDSIAEEARIYKEATELRKTLQSDTNSFSLIAGSPRNSDVKLRGRKGLVDWISSFELYKISKSSAIAASPLQAGSISEVFRDEYKRYCILKVEGKRTTPFDTIKAGIMNILAREKEEENFQKWVREQRSTVPIQIFDDAYKKENKIPDQKESIHLD, encoded by the coding sequence CTGATAGCCGTTTCTCTTTTTTGGGCTCCGAATTCCTCGGAATCGGCAGAATCCATCAATCGAATCATCGCGACGATCGGCAGCCAATCGATTTCGGAATTGGACTATGACGACGCATTGGACAAATACTTAAAACTTTCCCGATTTCTTAAAAATGAAGATATGCGTAAGTCCCAAAGGACTCGTGTAATCGATTTTCTTATCGATAGAGCGATCGTCGATGCAATTGCCGATGAAGAATCCATTCAAGTGAACCAAAAAAGATTGGAAGGAGAAATCGACAAAAGAATGGAATTGATGGGGATTACGTCTCGAAAGCAGTTCGAACGAGCCATCGAAGCTAGCTCCGGAATGTCCTACGATCTCTGGATCACCGAACTTCCTTATCAAATTAAACGCGGTCAGTTACTCCAATATAAGGTTCCTATGCCTCCTCCGGCGGAAAAGGATGTGCGAAATTGGTACGCTCAAAATAAGGAGAAGGTCGGTTTCGAAATTCAGTATAGATTGATAGCGATCGCACCCAATAACGACAGCATCGCCGAGGAAGCTCGAATTTATAAGGAAGCCACTGAACTTCGTAAAACGTTACAATCCGACACAAATTCATTTTCTCTAATCGCCGGATCTCCTAGAAATAGCGACGTCAAACTGCGTGGTCGAAAAGGTTTGGTGGATTGGATCTCTTCATTCGAATTATATAAAATCAGTAAATCTTCCGCAATCGCCGCTTCGCCGCTCCAAGCGGGCAGCATTTCCGAGGTGTTTCGTGACGAGTACAAACGCTACTGCATCCTTAAAGTGGAAGGGAAGAGAACCACTCCCTTCGACACGATCAAGGCGGGAATTATGAATATTCTGGCTCGCGAAAAAGAGGAAGAAAATTTCCAAAAATGGGTTCGAGAGCAAAGAAGCACTGTCCCAATTCAAATTTTCGACGATGCTTATAAAAAGGAAAATAAGATTCCGGACCAAAAAGAATCCATCCATCTCGATTGA
- a CDS encoding cytidylyltransferase domain-containing protein, which translates to MSGTLLTRKKPGSLYAFIQARTSSTRLPGKVLKELPKGSGNILLDHIHFRLGKVLPQSRIVYLIPEGDSELETFLTSRKRQVFPGPLEDVRARYILAASKFNAQAILRLTGDNPFYDVKHLSLLLLSFLEGTSHLSYVRGLPLGTGGEVFRTEALLWEPESGLEERHKEHVSLHIKENPEKFRITSIPSLIGEKGSDRVPHFRLTVDTMEDFRTMEAILEGPAKSIPNTNTDVPDFGVEDLLRWETNFPKLFQGNANVPQIKFSLPTLNRNTKGKVALLIAPSKEFGSGHEARSHILYSMLPDRDWEPVLVSEFPKDDEYQGLIIDYRDISIPIEYKKTKLLLLDHFGIERKIHPHFDLLPHPLNRGDFDWNHILLPPSLTSQSLRPNEDEVKQYEFFCYAGAIEKKKCDDLDEILVRQSESGNILRVGGTPPAAKNPRIEYVDRLSANDYLTAIRGSKRFFGYFGQSLFEALYLGIPSATFGISPIHETLSSIMEEDVGIPYYKNKDSLEFSIGTKTPGEKGYENILEYIDFIFHSEK; encoded by the coding sequence ATGAGTGGTACACTTTTAACGCGTAAAAAACCGGGCTCACTGTATGCGTTCATACAGGCGAGAACGAGTTCGACTCGCTTACCCGGGAAAGTACTAAAGGAACTTCCGAAAGGTTCCGGAAACATCTTACTGGATCACATTCATTTTCGGCTCGGTAAGGTTTTACCGCAATCCCGTATCGTTTATTTGATTCCTGAAGGCGACTCCGAGTTGGAAACCTTTCTCACTTCAAGGAAAAGACAGGTCTTCCCAGGACCGTTGGAAGACGTAAGGGCTCGATACATTCTTGCTGCCTCGAAATTCAACGCCCAAGCCATCCTTCGCTTAACAGGAGACAATCCGTTTTACGACGTTAAGCATCTAAGTTTGCTTTTATTATCCTTCTTAGAAGGAACTTCGCATCTATCTTACGTCAGAGGACTACCTTTAGGAACAGGAGGGGAGGTATTTAGGACGGAAGCTCTTCTCTGGGAACCGGAAAGCGGATTGGAAGAGCGGCATAAAGAACACGTTAGCCTGCATATTAAGGAGAATCCCGAAAAATTTCGAATTACTTCAATCCCTTCGTTGATTGGAGAGAAGGGCAGCGATAGGGTTCCGCATTTCCGTCTGACAGTCGATACAATGGAAGATTTCCGAACAATGGAGGCGATCTTAGAAGGGCCGGCAAAATCGATCCCGAATACGAATACCGATGTTCCCGATTTCGGCGTAGAAGATCTACTCCGATGGGAAACAAATTTTCCAAAGCTATTCCAGGGAAATGCGAATGTTCCCCAGATAAAGTTTTCTCTTCCCACATTAAACCGGAACACGAAAGGGAAAGTCGCTCTCTTAATCGCCCCCTCGAAGGAATTCGGCAGCGGCCATGAAGCAAGATCGCATATTTTATACTCGATGCTTCCGGACCGGGATTGGGAACCGGTATTGGTCTCCGAATTCCCGAAGGACGACGAATACCAGGGATTGATAATCGACTACAGAGATATAAGCATTCCGATAGAATATAAGAAAACGAAACTATTGCTTCTGGACCATTTCGGAATCGAACGGAAAATTCATCCGCACTTCGATTTACTACCCCACCCTCTCAATCGCGGAGACTTTGACTGGAATCATATCCTGCTCCCCCCATCGCTCACGAGCCAATCCCTTAGGCCGAATGAAGATGAAGTGAAACAATATGAATTCTTTTGTTACGCTGGTGCAATCGAAAAGAAAAAATGCGACGATTTGGATGAAATTCTAGTTCGGCAATCCGAATCCGGAAATATCCTGCGAGTTGGCGGAACTCCTCCTGCCGCAAAGAACCCGAGAATCGAATATGTCGACCGACTGTCCGCGAACGATTATTTAACGGCTATTAGGGGATCAAAACGATTCTTTGGATATTTCGGACAGAGTCTATTCGAAGCCTTGTATCTCGGAATTCCTTCCGCCACGTTCGGGATATCCCCCATCCATGAGACGCTTTCGTCCATAATGGAGGAAGACGTCGGAATTCCTTATTATAAAAACAAGGATTCCCTAGAATTTTCCATCGGAACAAAAACGCCGGGAGAAAAAGGATATGAAAATATATTAGAATATATTGATTTTATTTTTCATTCCGAAAAGTGA
- a CDS encoding TetR/AcrR family transcriptional regulator has product MIPPKVSTRERILNESRKLFFAKGYETTSIQDILSALDIAKGTFYHHFQSKEELLEEIAVKFAQEAHSTMQAEIGDLGNEGTGLDKIRRALIVTHNWKKGKAEEIRFLLESLFSAGNLQLRDKIHRKSVDLSFPLFVSLTLEGQQDGSLQSKLRADHLTSIIFDLSDALGERVAFFLLGKSKESDDEIYELMLSYHKTIEELLGCPEGGLDYFDRNEWTELSRLFRKPEPMAESFSEPAPLVANAS; this is encoded by the coding sequence ATGATTCCACCTAAAGTTTCCACAAGAGAAAGAATTCTTAACGAATCCAGAAAACTATTCTTCGCAAAAGGATACGAAACAACATCGATTCAGGATATTCTCTCCGCGCTTGATATCGCGAAGGGTACATTTTATCATCACTTTCAATCAAAGGAAGAATTGTTGGAAGAGATTGCCGTGAAGTTTGCTCAAGAAGCTCATTCCACTATGCAAGCCGAGATCGGCGACCTTGGAAACGAGGGAACCGGTTTGGATAAAATTCGAAGAGCGTTGATCGTTACTCATAATTGGAAGAAAGGAAAAGCGGAAGAAATTCGCTTCTTATTAGAATCTCTCTTTTCGGCAGGCAATCTTCAATTGAGGGATAAGATTCATAGAAAATCGGTCGACCTTAGTTTTCCGCTTTTCGTATCTTTAACGTTAGAAGGCCAACAAGACGGTTCTCTACAAAGCAAATTAAGAGCGGATCATTTAACTTCCATCATCTTCGATCTTTCTGATGCATTAGGAGAAAGAGTCGCTTTCTTCCTTTTAGGAAAGAGCAAAGAGAGCGACGATGAAATCTACGAGCTAATGCTTTCGTATCATAAAACGATCGAAGAATTGCTCGGATGTCCGGAAGGCGGATTGGATTATTTCGATCGAAACGAATGGACGGAGTTATCTAGATTATTCAGAAAACCCGAACCGATGGCTGAAAGTTTCTCGGAACCCGCTCCACTAGTTGCAAATGCCAGTTAA
- a CDS encoding spiro-SPASM protein, whose translation MKFPPQAIAFYIPPSKSRFVSARATQETAEHLRTTLSKLAQVFPKLPIYSNTSFNGNLSLHDLAHEFGFSEFTIFESESEIRFFSTIVDRLPSSRTGDPDWDEASFIVLDGIFPLLDTKLSLEIAERHDTFLAQYSYSENLPIGIVPRILSREFVRSLPANFTGSTQDFLAKNINHYDTEIFYHSPDLRQWRLDFSLLDLRSVLLANSFLAKKNDWKYEEILPFLLSNPEAFRVGPSYLELELFGGRLRESRIYPASILSENRTESRIEPALLNSLIEQQQSSFGTEYSVCFGGLGEPILHPQLSECIDIVLKSSSLKELFIETDLVDDIRKLKQSFENRTKEELSKVSLIVNLSTWNKKTYSTLYGHDGFDAVIRNLEDISQVLPKSSIYLQFLKLKEIDAEVDSWYETTEKAGYGIILQKYNSYAGKLPERRAADLTPLEKEFCWHLARDLYINSDGSVAICKQQPGSKSRTLGNLNSQTLLDIWKKGHPFFAFSANGKHEEIPAPCLSCDEWYTFNA comes from the coding sequence ATGAAATTTCCTCCCCAAGCGATCGCATTTTATATTCCTCCGTCGAAATCCCGATTCGTCTCCGCGAGAGCGACTCAAGAAACCGCAGAGCATCTTAGAACTACACTTAGCAAACTGGCTCAGGTGTTTCCTAAGCTACCAATCTATTCCAATACATCGTTTAACGGGAATTTATCCTTGCATGATCTCGCTCATGAATTCGGTTTCTCGGAATTTACGATATTCGAGTCGGAATCGGAGATTCGGTTTTTTTCGACAATCGTCGATCGATTACCATCCTCTAGAACCGGAGATCCGGACTGGGATGAAGCCAGTTTTATCGTTCTGGACGGAATCTTTCCATTATTGGATACGAAACTCAGTTTAGAGATCGCCGAGAGACACGATACTTTCCTCGCACAGTATTCTTATTCTGAAAATCTTCCGATCGGCATCGTTCCTCGTATCCTTTCGCGGGAATTCGTCCGAAGTCTTCCCGCTAATTTTACGGGAAGCACTCAGGATTTCTTGGCGAAGAATATCAATCATTACGATACGGAAATTTTTTATCATTCACCCGACTTGAGACAATGGCGTTTGGATTTTTCTCTTCTCGACCTTCGTTCCGTTTTACTCGCAAACTCTTTCCTGGCAAAAAAGAACGACTGGAAGTACGAGGAAATTTTACCGTTTTTGCTTTCTAATCCGGAAGCGTTTCGAGTCGGACCAAGTTATTTGGAATTGGAACTTTTCGGAGGAAGACTTCGGGAATCCCGGATTTATCCCGCGAGTATACTCAGTGAGAATCGAACGGAGAGCCGAATCGAACCTGCCCTTTTGAATTCGCTGATCGAACAGCAACAATCGAGTTTCGGAACGGAATATAGTGTTTGCTTCGGCGGTTTAGGGGAACCCATACTACATCCTCAATTATCCGAATGCATAGACATTGTCCTAAAATCATCGTCGTTAAAAGAATTATTTATTGAAACGGACTTGGTAGACGATATTCGAAAATTGAAACAAAGTTTCGAGAATAGAACGAAAGAGGAATTGTCAAAAGTCAGTCTTATAGTCAATTTAAGCACCTGGAATAAAAAAACGTATTCGACTTTATACGGGCACGATGGATTCGATGCGGTCATTCGAAACTTAGAAGATATTTCTCAAGTTCTTCCGAAATCCTCCATTTATCTTCAATTCCTAAAATTAAAGGAGATCGATGCCGAAGTCGACTCCTGGTACGAGACTACCGAGAAAGCGGGTTACGGAATCATTCTTCAAAAGTATAATTCTTACGCGGGGAAATTACCGGAACGCAGAGCCGCAGATCTGACACCGCTGGAAAAAGAGTTTTGTTGGCATCTTGCAAGAGATCTCTATATAAATTCGGACGGATCGGTCGCAATATGCAAGCAGCAGCCCGGGTCAAAGTCTAGAACTCTCGGAAATCTAAATTCGCAAACCTTACTTGATATTTGGAAAAAAGGTCACCCATTCTTTGCATTCTCCGCAAACGGAAAGCACGAAGAGATCCCTGCACCTTGCCTTTCTTGCGATGAGTGGTACACTTTTAACGCGTAA
- a CDS encoding aspartate kinase: protein MATIIVQKYGGTSVGTPERILNVAKRIKRYHDRGDHVVVVVSAMGHTTDELVDLAEQISKNPPRREMDMLLSTGEQISISLLAMALWEIGVPAKSFTGSQVKMITDGNFSNAKIETIDRTRIDSALSEGRVVIVAGFQGIDKNENITTLGRGGSDTSAVALAAVLGAKECEIYTDVDGVYTADPRVVKQATKHVQITYEEMLELASLGAGVLHSRSVELGMNYDVVIHVRSSFNDNPGTLVVSEDKIMEKLKVSGVTAKNDQARITLANVPDKPGLAADLFGKLSGKDILVDVIVQSSPYDGRNTISFTVPKKDLVEALPILESFANSHGTAKPEINENISIVSAVGIGMKSHVGVAAQMFQALADTGVNIEMISTSEIKISCVIPKDKAEIAVNKIHDTFGLSKNG from the coding sequence ATGGCAACCATCATCGTCCAAAAATACGGAGGCACATCTGTAGGAACTCCGGAAAGAATTCTAAACGTTGCAAAACGCATCAAACGTTATCATGATCGAGGCGATCACGTAGTCGTAGTCGTTTCCGCGATGGGACATACGACGGATGAACTCGTCGACTTAGCCGAACAAATTAGTAAGAATCCTCCCAGACGTGAAATGGATATGCTTTTATCTACGGGAGAGCAGATTTCGATTTCTCTACTGGCAATGGCTCTTTGGGAAATCGGAGTCCCGGCTAAATCATTTACCGGATCGCAAGTAAAGATGATCACGGACGGGAACTTCTCCAATGCCAAAATCGAAACGATAGATAGAACCAGAATCGATTCGGCTTTGTCCGAAGGTAGAGTGGTTATCGTCGCGGGATTCCAAGGAATCGATAAAAACGAAAATATCACGACTCTGGGAAGAGGCGGCTCGGACACTTCTGCAGTCGCGCTTGCCGCCGTATTAGGCGCGAAGGAATGCGAGATCTATACCGATGTAGACGGGGTCTATACCGCCGACCCAAGAGTAGTCAAGCAAGCAACGAAGCACGTACAAATCACGTACGAAGAAATGCTCGAGCTTGCCAGTCTTGGAGCGGGAGTTTTACATTCCCGTAGCGTGGAACTTGGAATGAATTATGACGTCGTCATTCATGTTCGTTCCAGTTTTAACGATAATCCGGGCACTTTGGTAGTGAGCGAGGACAAGATTATGGAAAAATTAAAAGTCAGCGGGGTTACCGCAAAGAACGATCAGGCCCGAATCACTCTCGCGAACGTCCCCGATAAGCCGGGTCTCGCGGCCGATCTATTCGGTAAATTGAGCGGTAAAGACATTCTCGTGGATGTGATCGTACAATCTTCCCCTTATGACGGTCGAAACACTATTTCCTTTACCGTTCCTAAAAAAGATCTGGTCGAGGCGCTACCGATTCTGGAGTCCTTTGCAAATTCGCACGGAACCGCTAAGCCCGAAATTAACGAAAATATCTCCATCGTATCCGCAGTCGGGATCGGAATGAAATCCCACGTAGGAGTTGCCGCACAAATGTTTCAAGCATTGGCCGACACCGGCGTAAATATCGAAATGATTTCCACGTCGGAAATTAAGATTTCCTGCGTCATTCCTAAGGATAAGGCAGAAATCGCGGTAAACAAGATTCACGACACCTTCGGACTATCGAAAAACGGTTGA